In a genomic window of Chrysemys picta bellii isolate R12L10 chromosome 1, ASM1138683v2, whole genome shotgun sequence:
- the LOC135972350 gene encoding olfactory receptor 52R1-like, with amino-acid sequence MQETPFSLRVGHVLPYSMSNSNTTDFTNPSTFILLGIPGLEAAHVWISIPFCAMYAIAILGNFTILFVVKRERSLRAPMYYFICMLAVTDLVLSTSFLPKMLSIFWFNLREIDFSACLTQMYFIHSFSVMESGILVAMGFDRYVAICDPLRHSTLLANPMVAKIGMAVVLRGGMLILPYIILTRQWPYCETNIIPDTYCAHIAVVKLACADTRISSYYGLFVLFCVKGLDMVFVALSYTQILRAIFRLPTKDARLKTFGTCSSHLCSILAFFIPALFSSLTYRFGQNVALHFRVLIGNVNLLVPPTLNPIIYGVRTKQIRDRLLRLFICKDI; translated from the coding sequence atgcaggagacaccgttCTCCCTCAGAGTTGGACACgttctcccctactccatgtcaaATTCTaacacaaccgacttcaccaacccctccaccttcatcctgctgggaattcctggcctggaggcagcccatgtctggatctccatcccgtTCTGTGCCATGTATgccatagccatcttggggaacttcaccatcctattCGTCGTGAAGAGGGAGCGGAGCCTCCGTGCCCCAATGTACTATTTCatctgcatgctggctgtcactGACCTGGTGCTCTCTACATCCTTCCTGCCCAAAATgttgagcatcttctggttcaatttgAGGGAGAttgatttcagtgcctgcctcacccagatgtacttcattcactcGTTCTCagtgatggagtctgggatcCTCGTGGCCATGGGTTTTGaccgctatgtggccatctgtgatcccctCAGACATTCCACCCTCCTGGCAAACCCCATGGTGGCCAAGATTGGCATGGCTGTGGTGCTGCGTGGTGGCATGCTCATACTGCCCTATATCATCCTGACGAGGCAGTGGCCATATTGCGAAACCAACATCATCCCCGATACGTACTGTGCACATatagctgtggtgaagctggcctgcgctGATACCCGCATAAGTAGTTACTACGGCCTCTTTGTGTTATTCTGTGTGAAGGGTCTGGATATGGTTTTTGTTGCATTGTCctatacccagatcctcagggccatcttccgcctccccacaaaggatgcccggctcaagacttttgggacctgcagctcccatctaTGTTCCATCTTAGCCTTTTTCATCCcagctctcttctcctccctcacgTACCGGTTTGGCCAGAATGTGGCCCTGCATTTCCGTGTTCTCATTGGCAACGTGAACCTCCTGGTGCCCCCCacgctaaaccccatcatctacggtgtgaggaccaaacagatccgggacaggctgctccgGCTCTTTATTTGTAAAGACATCTAA